One window of the Helicoverpa zea isolate HzStark_Cry1AcR chromosome 7, ilHelZeax1.1, whole genome shotgun sequence genome contains the following:
- the LOC124631940 gene encoding uncharacterized protein LOC124631940, with protein sequence MDPNQTYTPMKEPKYCFVPACKNSSRDTQKAFFAVPSSAKQEWCDAVGIACPKRVIYICEDHLNLQEDVENYRYWITMKVRPKLKSRLPHSLRRTLMATVHQEIIEPRPSTSSTASSSFHCESPVTTKVSKGVQVKPRTSDRTTFCAIYKKKTKKPLLQEEDEMEEVLLPSTQGSSTSVEMSEVSSEIYTKTVMQTQRSFMLDLIKKKTQNYIGLPKTYYWLINYLESNLNVKSFDIIVTLYKIKNNTPFYQISDLFEVSLTTLWRIFFRTLCVLSKFFKQLIYSPQVYDVKRKLPASFNTNKEYSNVFCIIDCFEIEIEKPSNPIFQSLTWSQYKNANTLKYLIATTPDGFVNFVSAGFGGRISDANIVEKSGFLDVLPPKCTVLADRGFKHVDTLLSRNQNNLLRPPSVAKDQKLSKRDAIKSKVIASLRIHVERVIRRVRLYKLLKPHSVINNKLIQHADDAVIVACGLINLQGSIIKNE encoded by the exons ATGGATCCCAATCAAACATATACGCCAATGAAGgaaccaaaatattgttttgtaccaGCCTGCAAAAACAGTTCTAGAGATACTCAAAAAGCATTTTTTGCGGTGCCTAGCTCAGCAAAACAAGAGTGGTGCGATGCTGTGGGTATAGCATGTCCTAAACGTGTTATATATATATGCGAAGATCATctcaat ttGCAGGAAGATGTGGAGAACTACCGGTATTGGATAACTATGAAAGTGCGGCCAAAATTGAAGTCTCGGTTACCACATTCTCTCAGGAGGACATTAATGGCAACTGTTCATCAAGAAATTATTGAACCTAGACCTAGCACATCTTCAACAGCTTCCTCCTCATTTCACTGTGAAAGTCCAGTCACTACAAAAGTCAGCAAAGGAGTACAAGTAAAACCAAGAACATCGGATAGAACTACTTTTTGTGCCATTTACAAAAAGAAGACAAAAAAACCTTTGCTTCAAGAAGAAGATGAGATGGAAGAAGTGTTGTTGCCTTCAACACAAGGAAGTTCTACCTCTGTTGAAATGTCAGAAGTCTCATCAGAAATCTACACTAAAACTGTAATGCAGACCCAGAGAAGCTTTATGCTTgaccttattaaaaaaaaaacacaaaattatatagGCTTACCAAAGACTTATTAttggttaattaattatttagaaagtaATCTAAATGTAAAATCTTTTGATATAATAGTAactttgtataaaattaaaaataataccccATTCTACCAAATCTCAGATTTGTTTGAGGTATCATTAACCACATTATGGAGAATATTTTTCAGAACTTTGTGTGTTCTATCCAAGTTCTTTAAACAATTGATTTATTCCCCTCAAGTATATGATGTCAAAAGAAAGTTACCAGCCTCCTTCAAtaccaataaagaatattcaaatGTGTTTTGCATTATTGATTGTTTTGAGATAGAAATTGAAAAACCCTCAAATCCTATTTTCCAGTCTCTAACATGGTCACAGTATAAAAATGCcaatacattaaaatacttGATAGCTACAACACCGGATGGTTTTGTCAACTTTGTATCTGCTGGTTTTGGGGGACGTATATCTGATGCCAATATTGTAGAAAAAAGTGGTTTTTTGGATGTGCTGCCACCAAAGTGTACTGTATTGGCAGATAGAGGATTTAAACATGTTGATACTTTACTAAGTAGAAATCAGAATAATCTACTTCGGCCACCCAGTGTTGCAAAAGATCAAAAATTGTCAAAGCGGGATGCTATCAAAAGCAAAGTCATTGCCAGTCTGCGCATCCACGTTGAGAGGGTAATAAGAAGAGTTAGGCTATATAAATTGTTGAAACCACActctgtaataaataataaattaattcaacatGCAGATGATGCTGTCATTGTGGCATGTGGGTTGATAAATCTACAAGGTTCTATTattaagaatgaataa